One part of the Lotus japonicus ecotype B-129 chromosome 2, LjGifu_v1.2 genome encodes these proteins:
- the LOC130737054 gene encoding PI-PLC X domain-containing protein At5g67130-like, with protein sequence MGVPLVILSIFLSIVAAAIESPNGSLQLWEKCSSNEECAAGLFCSSCLLEFQGSRCVRSSTTNPFKLLNGSLPFNKYAYLTTHNSFAMRNGPTPDGAPLVTFTNQEDSISQQLQNGVRALMLDTYDYKGEVWLCHSFKGKCHEYTAFEPAINAFKDVETFLSANPSEIVTLILEDYVEAPNGLSRVFKASGLMKYWFPVSSMPQDGQDWPLVKDMVAKNYRLIVFGSKKHKEQESERIAYQWNYMVENQYGKDGMDEGNCPKRAESSALSDRSKSLVLVNHFRTIPIKQATCKDNSEDLINMLSTCYGEAGNRWANFVAVDYYKRSDGGGSFEAVDMLNGKLLCGCEDVHACVVTAGSSCTRESK encoded by the exons ATGGGTGTGCCCCTAGTTATTCTCTCAATCTTCCTTAGTATTGTAGCTGCAGCAATTGAGTCTCCTAATGGGAGTCTCCAG CTCTGGGAGAAGTGTTCGTCCAATGAAGAATGTGCAGCAGGACTATTTTGTAGCTCTTGCCTTCTTGAATTTCAAGGGTCAAGATGTGTGAGATCATCAACCACAAACCCATTCAAGCTTTTG AATGGTTCTTTGCCGTTCAACAAATATGCATATCTGACTACTCATAATTCTTTTGCAATGAGAAATGGACCAACCCCTGATGGGGCTCCTCTTGTTACCTTCACAAATCAAGAAGACAGTATCTCTCAGCAATTACAG AATGGTGTTCGAGCACTTATGCTGGATACCTATGACTACAAAGGAGAAGTATGGTTGTGTCATTCATTTAAAGGGAAGTGTCATGAGTACACTGCATTT gaACCTGCCATAAATGCTTTCAAGGATGTGGAAACTTTCCTATCAGCAAATCCATCAGAAATTGTGACACTAATATTAGAAGACTATGTTGAAGCACCAAATGGATTGAGCAGGGTATTCAAAGCTTCTGGATTAATGAAATACTGGTTTCCTGTCTCAAGCATGCCTCAAGATGGCCAAGATTGGCCCTTGGTGAAAGACATGGTTGCTAAAAACTACAGGCTAATTGTCTTTGGCTCAAAGAAGCACAAGGAACAAGAAAGCGAAAGAATAGCATACCAGTGGAACTACATGGTCGAAAATCAGT ATGGGAAAGATGGAATGGATGAGGGAAATTGCCCCAAACGTGCAGAGTCATCTGCACTCAGTGACAGAAGCAAATCATTGGTTTTAGTAAACCATTTTAGAACAATTCCAATCAAGCAAGCCACATGTAAAGATAATTCAGAAGATCTCATAAACATGCTTTCTACTTGTTATGGTGAAGCTGGTAATCGCTGGGCTAATTTTGTTGCTGTTGATTATTACAAG AGAAGCGATGGAGGAGGGTCATTTGAAGCTGTAGATATGTTAAATGGGAAATTGTTGTGTGGATGTGAGGATGTGCATGCCTGTGTGGTTACTG CTGGATCATCATGTACAAGAGAAAGTAAATAG